The genome window GCATCATCCAGCAAGACATTAACGCGCTGATTTTATCCAATAAACGCTACTGGGAAGCGAAACTCGACCGGGTTGTGCTGTATTTCCCGGTGATTGAAGCGGCGCTTCTGGCCGAAGAAATCCCAACTGACTTTAAATACCTAGCGGTTCAGGAAAGCTCATTAACACCGGATGCCGTATCTGCTTCGACCGCCGTTGGCTACTGGCAGTTTAAAAAAGAAACCGCCACCGGGCTTGATATGCGCGTCGACGATGAGGTAGACGAGCGCAAGAGCATTGTGGCTTCCACGCGGGGAGCGGCCCGTTATCTCAAGCGCAGCAACGCCATTTACAACAACTGGGTTTCGTCGCTTTTTTCATACTATCTGGGTGCTACCGGCATCAGCAAGATCGTCCCGGCCGACTGGAACGCTGCCAAAGAGATTACACTCGACGAGCGTTCGGATCGGTACATGCTTCGCTTCTTCGCTCATAAAATCGCGCTGGATGGCACTTTACCCGCCTACCGCTCAACAAATACCATTGCTCTGGTTGAATATCCAAACGGAAACGGCAAAACAGTAGCGCAGATTTCAGGTGAATTGGGTGTTGATGAATACGAAATTCGCAAATACAACCGCTGGATTCTAGGCGATCAGATTCCAACGGATAAAGAATATGTGCTGGCCATTCCGACAACGAACGCTCAACTTGCGGGCGTACGTCAAAAATCGCAGCCACAGCAACGCGACGAGCTAACCGAGTTTAAAAAAGAAGCCCCTATTCTGGCCAAAAACGAAACGGGTTTTCCGGTTCTGCAAAAAGTGGCTTATCCCGCCGGAAAATCCAATGTAGTCCTTTATGAGATTAACGGTTTACCGGGTATTCAGGCTCAACGGGGCGACAATGCCGCTTCGCTGGCGCGTAAATCCAAAATTAGTCTGAGCAGCTTTCTGCGGTACAATGACATGGCAGAGCGCGGTCGGATTACGGAAGGTGAAGTTTATTACCTCGCCAAGAAAATGCGTAAAGCTACCGTTCCCTACCACACCGTTCGCACGGGGGAAACCAGCTTTACCATCTCGCAGATGTACGGACTTCGCCTGAAACGCCTGCTTAAATTTAACCGCATTGATCGCTCCGAACGGCTGCAAGTTGGTCGGGTGATGTGGCTGCGCGAAAAACGGCCTCGTAACCGGCCCGTCGAAATCATTAACGCTCCGACACCGGCCAATCAGCCAACGCGCCCGGTGGTCGCTCAAAATGACTGGGGAGGCGTTCCTGAAACGCCTAATCGCACGGCAAATAACACGATTCCAAAAAACGCTTCTGAGCGAAAAAAATACACCCCTAAATTGATGGATGGAGCTTCAACCAGTACAGCACCAGCTCCCCAGCCTCAACCAACCCGCTCCACGCCACCGGCCCCCGTAGCTCGGCCTACCGCACCCAAACCCAACGAAACTCTGGCTAGCAGCGGACCAGTTAACCGATCTACGACGTCTCCGGTAAGTACAAGTACAACCAGCAGCGGCGCCAATACGCAACGGGTAGTGATTATTCGTCCGTCCGGTGAGCAAGCATCCACTACAGAACCGACTCCTGTTGAGCAGCCTGTAGCCAGCCCGCCTACTACGTATGCCAACCGCACGACGACACCAACTAAAACGCAATCAACCAGCGTTGCTTCGGGCTGGGAAACGACCGCTACGCCCACAGGCACCAGCAGCGCGCCCATCACCCGACCCAGTGTAAGCTCGACTTCAACCGCTTCTGCTAACGCTGGCAATGCATCAACACCAACAACTAAGCCCACGGTCACAAGTCGCCCCTCTGTTTCGGGTACCACAAAGCATACCGTGGAAGCGGGTCAGACGTATTACAGTATCTCGCGGCTTTACAACGTAACCGTTGAGGAAGTACTGGCCTGGAATAATTTAACGCCGGATGATAAACTGTCGGTTGGACAGAAACTATCCATCAAAGGCGCTGGTGAGCCGGTTGAGGTAGCTCCGGTAGCTACCAAAACGGTTTCGACGCCGGCGAAAACTACCCCTAGCCGCACCAGCATTGGGGAAGATATTCTCTACCACACCGTTCAGAAAGGCGAAACCATGTTCCGTATTTCGAAGCAATACGGCGTTACGGTGGATCAGATTCGGGGATGGAACGAATTGTCGGATATAGGAGTTAAAGAAGGTCAACGAATTAAGATCATTAAATAGCAATGATTCTCATTGAGGATACCGTAATTAGTGATGATGTAGCAGACAAGTTTTTTGTCTGCAATCTGGAAAAATGCAAGGGAGCCTGTTGTGTGGAGGGAGATTTAGGCGCTCCGCTGGAAGCATCAGAATTACCCGTCTTAGACGAGATTTTCCCGAAGATAAAGCCTTATCTGACCCCTGAGGGAATCAAGGCTATTGAGGAGAAAGGCTGCTACGAACAGGATTGGGAAGGCGATTACGTAACGCCAACCATTGAGGGTCGGGAGTGCGCCTATGCGCTCTACGATGAGCGGGGCGTTTTGAAATGCGGTATCGAACAAGCTTACAACGACGGCGTGGTTGATTTCAAAAAACCAATCTCCTGCCATCTTTATCCCATTCGAATTACCAAATACGAACACTACCACGCCCTGAATTACGACCGCTGGCACATTTGCAGCCCTGCCTGCGATTTAGGGAAGAATCTGGGTGTACCTGTGTATAAATTCCTGAAAGATCCTTTAATCCGGGCTTTCGGTGATGATTGGTATAAGCAACTGGAGCGCGAAATCGAAGAGAAGTAATCTTTTGGCCCAAAAACGCGATTATTTTGAGGATGTTTACGCGGTTGTCCGGTTGATTCCGGCCGGCCGCGTAACAACTTACGGGGCCATCGCCCGGTATCTAAGTCTGCGCGCGGGCGCTCGCATGGTCGGCTGGGCGATGAACTCTTCCCACGGACACGATGTTCCTGCTCACCGCGTTGTCAACCGAATTGGCGTTTTGTCAGGAAAGCATTTTTTCGGTAGCTCGACCGCCATGCAGGAGCTGCTTGAACAAGAAGGCATTGCGGTAAACAACGACCAGGTGCAGGATTTTGACCGCTTTTTCTGGGACCCTTTTACCGAACTATCTTAACCCGTTACTTTATACGCAGGGAACTTGTAGAAAACACGTTTGAATACTAACGGCAAGGTGGTTATAATCGTCCATCAGATGCGGCTTCTGCAAGTAACTATTGGCTCCTTTTTTATAAGCCTTCTGTACCTGATCGCCTTCAATGGAAGTCGACAGCATGATAACTGGAATATGCTTTAATGCAGAATTGCTCTTAACGATCTGGAGTACCTCAAAGCCGCCGATCCGATGCATGTTCACATCCAGAATAATAAGGCTACAATTTTTGGCAACGTCGCGCAACTGACTTTCCTGTTTCAGGCTGTCTAAAAACTGTTCGCCATCTTCAAATTCGACAAACTCATGCTGGCTACCAATGTTCTGAAATGCCTTGGCAAGAAACTGGCGGTCATCTTCGTCATCATCAATTAAAGCAACGTAAAGCTTTCGCTTCAACGCTGTGGAGTCGTTGAGTATAGTAGTAAAACGCATAGGATATAGTTACGGCAAATCAATAGTGCTCCAAATCGTAAGTAAATATACCTAAATCATATAAATTTACTGCTATTATTTAGTTTTTAGCTAGTTTATAATTGGACAAATTAAAGAGTGCATTTTCCGCCGTCTTAATTTATTACAGCTTTTCAATATAGCTTTTTCCGCCCAAATAACGCATCTGGCGGGTAATTTGCCGAGTACGCTTTTGTGTGTACGCCGAAGGATTCTGAATGGAAAACAACCGTGGATTCGGCAAAACCGACGCTATCCGGGCCGCTTCCGTCCGCGAAAGAGTAGCCGCCGAGTGGCCATAAAAACGCGTTGCAGCAGCCTCCGCCCCGAAAGTCATGTTGCCCATTTCGGCCACATTTAAGTAAACTTCCAGAATGCGCTCTTTCCCCCAAATTAACTCAATCAGGACCGTGAAATAAACCTCCAGCCCTTTCCGTACGTAACTACGGCCATTCCACAAAAACACATTTTTAGCTACCTGCTGCGAAATGGTACTGGCACCGCGCGGGCGCTTTCGCTTTTTGCTGTCCTTTATGGCATCCTGTATTTCGTCAAAGTCAAAACCCCAATGGCTTGGAAAATTCTGATCTTCGGAAGACACAACTGCCAACGCTACTTCTTTGGAAAGTTTATCGTAAGACCGCCATTCTTTGTAAATCTTGCTGGGTTTGCCATCGCTAATGGCCTCAATTTTTCGGCTAATGACGAGGGGAGTAAACCAGACGGGTACGTATTTAAGCACGACAACCCAGCCAATAGAGATTAAAAAGGCGTAGAAAAACAGTTTTAGAAAGCCCCAGTAAAAACGCGCAAAGGTAGGTTGGCTGAGTAAAAAATGCTCCCAACGACCCGTTTTACTGCTTTTCATAATTGGCTGACCCGACTGGTAAGTCCGATTAGCTGACGATGGCTGCGAGGTATTACGAAACGTATTGGCAGGACGATTCTGACTCATGGGTAATTAATTCACGACACGAAAATGGCTAAAAATCGGGAGTATTAACTAACAGACGAATCAAAAAGGCCTTTTACTCCTCAATAAATAATTCAGCGGCCACCCGGTCGGCAAACAGTTTTCCAGCTGTGGTTAACAGCAATTGATTATCCTTCAACATAAGCCATCCTTTTTGCTGGAGACTCGCAATTTCCTTTTGTTGCTGCTGCGCAAAATCGGCATTTAACAACTGATTCAACTCCGCAACCTGACACCCCCATTTTGTACGCAAACCCGTCAGCAAGTATTCATTTACCTGATCGGCAACGGTCAGTATTTCCCGATCACAAGGTAACTCGCCTTGGTCAAGCGCCCGAAGATAGCGAGCGTTGTTGGCGATGTTGTATTGCCGACTCGATCCATTGTAAGAATGCGCACTGGGACCGATGCCCAGGTAAGATCTTCTTTTCCAATAACTGCTGTTGTGCCGCGCTTCCCAGCCTGGTTTTGCAAAATTGGAAATTTCGTAATGCTCATACCCGTTCGTGGTCAAGGCATCGACCAGCATGGTAAACTCTTCGGCGGCAAAGGAATCCTCGGGAACCTGCAAGCGCCCTTTCTGCTGCCAGCGCCCAAAAGCCGTATCCGGCTCGATGGTCAGGCAGTAGGATGAAATATGCGGGATATTCAGTTGAATTGCTTTTTCGAGGTTACGCTGCCAAATGTCGTGATCAGGAGCCGGAACGCCGTAAATCAAGTCAATGGTTAGGTTATCAAATCCAGCATCCTGGGCCAACCGCACGCAAGATTCAGCCTCAGTAGCCGAATGCGCCCGGTTCATAAAACGAAGATGGGGCTCATGAAATGACTGGATGCCGATACTCAGCCGGTTGACGTACTGCCGCAGCATTGATAACTGACTTGGCTGCAAATCGTCCGGATTAGCCTCCAACGTTATTTCGGCCCCGGCCTTTACCGAGAAAAAGCGGTGAATCGTTTCAAAAATCTGGGCCAATTCCTTTTCCGTCAAGAGCGAAGGCGTACCACCACCGAAGTAAATCGTTTCCAGTTGGTTAGTACCCAAGTAATCCTTCTGCAAAGTAAGTTCTTTACATAAAGCATCGACGAGTACTGGTTTCTGTTTCAGACTTGTACTGAAGTGGAAATCACAATAATGACAGGCTTGTTTACAAAAAGGAATGTGAAGGTACAGATGCATTAAAGCGGCTTTTCGAGAACTATCACGATAACACCATCGGCATTGGTTAGCGTTCCAATGATGTTAAAGCCATGCCGCAGGTTCAGAATAAGCATGTCGCGCCATTGGTTGCGCGTTTGGGTACGAATAGTCTGGAAAGCTTTCTGACGGCACCAGTCATGTTGCTGCCGCATCAGATTTTCGGCAATACCCTGCCGACGGTAGTTCGGGTTGACGCAACCCAGCCAACTGTAGAAATGGCCTTTCTTACGCAGGTAACCCATTTTATAACCAACTACTTGCTCTCCGTCTAAAGCAACGCAGGTCAGTAAATTGCGGGAATACTGCTCGTGAGTTTCCGCCTGGACGTCGGCGCGGCTCTGGCCTGAAAAAACCAATTCGTGCAGATCGAGCAAAGAGGCTTCCAGCGAGTCAGGCAACTCCCCTTCTATCAACTCATAGCGGATGGCCATGCGTTATTGCTTACTTTTTAGGGCAGCTTTTGCAGTGCTTGCCTTTTTTCTTGTATTTCTCGCAGCATTTTTTCAGAACGCAGCACGATTCACTCATGAAAGGATTGTCGCCGAATACTTTTCCAGCCTCGCTAAATGGTGTTAGGTCAAATTCTTTTTCTACAACCAGGTTCATCCTATATTATTTATTGAGGCTACAAAGATAAACCTTGTTTAGACTTATTCAAAATAGTTTTCGTTCATGCGTTTCCATCGGCAAAAGTATACCCAAAAAAAAGCCCCAAACGTATTTGTTTCGGGGCTTTTTATCTACTATTAATTTTTTAAACTTCTATTTCTCCAGTCATGTACAAACGCACCTGCCCGGCGATCTCCACCCGATCTTCTTTCAGCGAGCATTTGAGGTAGCCTCCTCGTTTGGAAACCTGCTTCGCAATCAACTCGTTTTTCCCCAGACGCTCGGCCCAGAAAGGAGTCAATGTGGTATGGGCGGAACCTGTCACCGGATCTTCGTTAACTCCTGATTGAGGAGCAAAGAAACGCGACACAAAATCAACATCATCGCCGGGGGCCGTTACGATGACCCCTCTAGCTGGTACCGTCGATAACTCAGCCAAATCAGGATCGAGATCAAGGATTTGCTGCTGATTTTCGTAAACAAGTAAGTAATCAGACTTTCCTTTGTACAATTCTATTGGTTTAATATTCAGACTTGTACTAAGCGCCGGGGGTTGTACACTGGTGTGAATGCTATCAGCCGGAAAATCCAGTATCAGCCAATCGGCCTCCCGCCGAACCCGCAAAATACCGCTTCGCGAATCGAGATCAATACTCTCTTCATCCGTGGCTTTTTCCAGGAAAAAAATAACATACGCCGTGGCTAATGTGGCGTGTCCGCAAAGATCAACCTCTACTTCAGGCGTAAACCAACGAATATGGTAGCCATTTTCGGTCTTTACATAAAATGCCGTTTCGGGCAGATTATTCTCACAGGCAATGTTTTGCATGGTTTCGTCAGGCAGCCACTCTTCCAGCGGACAGACAGCAGCCGGATTTCCTCCAAACAATCGGTCAGTAAAAGCATCTAATTGATACAAACGAAGTGCCATACTTGCAGCAGATCAAGGTCAGTTAATGAACAGTCGGGTTAGGTTTTCTTTTTTGAAATCCAGCAAAGATGCAATTTTATAATCAGCAATATCAAATTTTGGCTCATTAAACTCATAATCTGCCGGAACGGCCACCGTCACCATTCCTGCCGCGTGAGCCGATTTGAGTCCGCTGCCCGAATCTTCAAAGGCTAAACAGTTTTGCGGTTCTATCCCCAGTTGGCGCGCTGTTCCCAGATATACATCCGGATGCGGTTTGTTGCGTTTCTCCAGCGTTGCCGAATGCCATAACTGGAAATAAGATCGAATGTCAAGCCGATCCAGTACCGCCTCGATCAGGTGCATGGGCGAAGCCGAAGCCACAGCCATCAAAATAGTATGTTCACGGAATAAATCCAGAATGGCCGGAACTCCGGGCATGGCCTTGGCATGTTGTCCAATGCGCTCATAGGCCTTCAGGTGAATTTCTTCGCCTACTTCTTCGGGGGGGCGCGCTGTCCAGGGATGGCGCTCGAACCAGTAACGCACCACGGCGTCAATAGGCAGGCCCGTTGTCTGTTTGCACATATCCTCCGTTAGTTCCAGGCCAACCGTTCGAAAAACTTCTATTTCTACATGCCGCCAGTGTGGCTCAGAATCGACCAATAGGCCGTCCATATCGAATAATGCAGCTTGTATTGGCATAAATTAGTAGCGTTTTCAGTGAATTCCTCACTGCCTCTTCATTAAACGTCGGCCTTGCGGAATGGTTTGACATCAATACGATCCCAGACCTTTCCGACTACGTAAGGGTCACTTTGTAACCAGTTATTTAAATTTTCTTCGGAATCAAACTCAACCAGCATCATGGAGCCGATCATTTTACCGGTTTCATCCAGTAAAGCACCACCCAAAATAAAGTGCCCATCTGCTTTTAGTTGGCGAGCGCGCTCAAAATGCGCAGGACGCGCAGCCAGACGACGGTCGTAGGCCTGTTCATCTGTGAAATCGTAAGCGTGAACTACGTATTGCATAAATATGAATATAAACCAAAAGGGTTGCCAATCTAGCCCTTTCTGCGCGGAATTAACTATATTTTTTCGGTTTTCTATCTAAATTTAAGGGTTCAGAATGTACATCAACAATCCTTATCAATGAAACAAGTTTTAGTTGGACTAAGCTGGTTAATTGCTCTTGGCGCTGTCGCTCAGGCGCCATCAACTTCCAGCCAGAATAAACCTGTGCTTACCGTCGAGAAAATTATGCAGGATCCCAAGGGCTGGATTGGCACCTCACCGTCGGGTGTTTCCTGGTCTGAAGATTCCAAAACGATTTATTTTGACTGGAATCCCACCAAAGCAAAGGGCGATTCTTTATACAAAGTGGTTCTAGCGAGCGACCGGAAACCCGTTAAAGTAGCGCCCACCGAGCGGCGTGTCCTGCCCGGAACTGGTACTTACAACCCAACCAAAACGCTTAAATTATACGAACTGAACGGCGACATTTTTCTGCTCGACTGCCGGACTTACAAAAGCCGCCGCCTCACCAATACGGTCGAAAATGAAAGCCGTCCGGCTTTTAGCGGCGATCAGCAATCCATAATTTTTACCCGAAGCAACAACCTTTTCTCGTTTTCGCTGGCAACGGGCGAAGTAACCCAGATTACTCAATTTGACCTAGGCAACAAAAAAACCGAAGCCAAACCCAACGATCAGGAAGCCTGGCTAAAACGCGATCAGTTGGCGATGTTTGATATTCTGAAAGAGCGAAAAGACAAAAAAGATGAAGGTGCTAAAATTAGAAAAGCCGATCAGCCTAGGCGTCCTAAACTATTTTACACGGAAGGCAAGTCTGTTTCAAACGCTGTTCTCAGCCCGGATGGCCGCTATGTTACCTTCACGCTAACCAAAGCAGCAACAGGAGCAAAATCGACCGCCGTTCCTAGTTACGTTACGGAATCGGGCTTTACGGAAGACCTTCCCGCCCGGACAAAAGCGGGTGCGCCCGGAGCTTCTTACGAATTTTTCGTGTATGATATTCAGCGCGATACCATTCAGGCGGTATCTGTAAAAGACGTTCCCGGCATCCCTACCTTACCGGAATACCTGAAAGATTACGCAAAGCCAAACGCAAAAGACACGGCAAAAGCAAAAAAGCCGGAGAATCGGAAGGTGATTTACAGCGGTCCGGTCTGGTCGCAGGACAGCAGATATGCGGTGGTGGTGCTGCGCTCCCTGGATAGCAAAGACCGGTGGATTATGCAGCTCGATCCCGCAACCAGCGCGTTAAAGCTCCTCGACCGCCAGCACGATGAAGCCTGGATTGGCGGCCCCGGCATGGGCTTTGCCCAATCGGTGGGAACCATGGGCTTTCTGGCGGATAACCAAACCCTATACTTTCAGTCGGAAGCTGATGGGTATTCACACCTGTATACGGTCAACGTCGCCAGCGGAGAGAAAAAGCAACTGACCAAAGGAAAGTTTGAAGTTCAACAAGTTGAAATATCCAAGGACAAGAAATATTTTTACCTGTCTACCAACGAAGTACACCCCGGCGAACAGCATTTTTACCGCATGGCCGTTACGGGTGGTGATCGCCTTCGCCTAACTTCCCTGACCGGTGCCAATGATGTGTACCTTTCTCCCGACGAGACCAAGCTGGCCATTCGTTATTCCTACAGCAACCGTCCCTGGGAGCTTTTCTTACAGGAACTGAAGTTCGACAAAAAAGGCGGCCTTGTCGCACCAACGCCCGGTGGTTTAGTCAGTGTATCAACGTCTTTATCGACCCAGCTTCCTGCCGTGGCGGGACTGAGCCAACTTACCAGTTCACTAACCGATGAATTCAAAGCGTACCCCTGGCGCGATCCGGCGGTCGTCACTATTCCTGCCCGCGATGGACAAACCATCTACGGACGGCTTTACAAACCCCAGAATTTTAACGGCAAAACGGTCATTTTTGTCCACGGAGCGGGTTATCTGCAAAATGCGCACAAATGGTGGAGCCAGTATTTCCGGGAATACATGTTCCATAACCTACTGGTAGACAAAGGCTATACCGTTCTGGATATTGATTACCGGGCGAGTGCGGGCTATGGCCGCGACTGGCGAACGGGTATCTACCGCTACATGGGCGACAAAGACCTTACCGACCACGTTGATGCTGTGCAGTGGCTGGTCAAAAACCACGGAATTGACGCCAAGCGCGTAGGCCTTTACGGAGGTTCTTACGGCGGGTTCATTACGTTGATGGCCATGTTCACTGCGCCCGATGTATTTGCGGCGGGGGCGGCTTTACGGCCCGTTACCGACTGGGCAGCTTACAACCATCCTTACACGTTTAATATTCTGAACGATCCGCAGACGGACTCCCTGGCTTATCGCCGCAGCTCGCCCATTTACCACGCGGCGGGCCTGAAAGGTCACCTGTTGATTTGCCACGGCATGATTGATGTCAATGTGCATTATCAGGATGTTGTTCGGTTGTCCCAGCGACTCATTGAGCTTCGCAAAGAAAACTGGGAACTGGCCTCTTACCCCATGGAAGACCACGGTTTTGTGGAACCAACCAGCTGGATGGATGAATACAAACGAATCCTGAAGCTGTTTGACGAAAAGCTCTAATACTATGAGGGTTAGTTCTTTTACCAAATAAGTACAAAAATATACTAGAACTAACCCTTGCAACGTATTGTTATTAAACTAGGCGTATACAGTCCAATTGATTTGACTGGTGCGCCTTTTTCTTGCCATTTATTCCATCTCAATCGTTGTAAAATCCTATGTTTATTAACCGTAAAGATTTTCTGCTGTCATTGCTGGTGTCTACGACAACAGTTGCAACGGGTTTTATGACAAGCAGTTGCTCTAAAGATCCTGATCCTATCGAGAATAAATATTTAGTTAGTGCCACCGAAATTCGTTCACTTACGCTTAAACAGCTAGCCACTCAGGTACAGGCGATTAATCCTGGTCTGGCCTTTCTGGTACGCAATGAGGTAAAGGTCTACAAAATAACGTACAACACGCAGCTTCCTGATGGCACGCCTACGCTGGCCTCGGGCGCCCTTTTGGTGCCGAATGCGACTAGTCCGGTGCCTATGATTAGCCAGCAGCACGCCACCATTCGCAGTGAGGCCGATGCGCCGTCGAATTTTGGTCCTGGCAGCGATGCCTATTCTTTTGGCTCTTTGTTCGCCTCATTAGGCTATATCATTTCGTGTCCTGATTACATCGGTTATGGCGAAGCAAAATCCCAACCGCATCCCTACGAACACCGGGAAAGCCTGGCAAGTGCTTCTTTGGACATGCTCCGGGCCGCCCGTGAATTTGTGGCGCAGAATGGCGTTAAATGGAACAACAAAGTGTTCTTAACCGGCTACTCAGAGGGCGGTTTTGCTGCCATGTCGCTCTTGAAAAAACTGGAGGAAGAACATCCCAACGAGTTTACTATTGCCGGTGCCAGCCTTGGTTCGGGAGCTTACGACAAATCCGGCTTTCTTACACGCATTATCAATACGCCATCCAGTGGTATCGCAGCGTACAATCAACTTTATCTTTGGGTATTACTGACTTATAACAATATCTATAAGCTCAATCGCCCCATGACGGATTACTTCAAAGAACCGTACGCTACCCAGATCGCGGCCCAGAAAGAGCTAGCAAACATCAATGTTAGTCTTCACCAGACTTTTACGGATAGCTTTAAACAGGCCATTACGAACGGAACGGACAAAGCCTTTCTGGACGCCATTGCGGACAATAATGTATACGACTGGAAGCCTAAAACCCCAATTCGTCTGTATCATGGAAATGCCGATGACCTGGTGCTTTACTTTAATTCGCAGAACGCGTATGACGCCATGAAGAAGCGCGGAGCTACTAATGTTCAGTTGTATCCACTGGAAGGCAAGAACCATGCAACGGCTATAATTGACTATCTGTTAGGGACGTACGAACTCGTTTCTACGACTTTATAAGGTACAAAAATCCTTTTTCGGGGGTGGTTTTAACATTTTTACTGTGACTTGGTTATAGGATAGACGTCATTAATCTGAAATTATACCAACTGAGATAACAGTCATGAAAAAATTCATCCTGGCCGCCTTTATGGCCGCCTTTACCGTTGCAGCATACGCGCAGGACGTAAAACAAGAAGCTAAAGAAACCGCTCGTCAGGCTGGCCAAACTGCAGACGCAGCCGGTGACAAAATAGGCCGTGAAGCCCGCAAGGCTGCCCGCAAAACAGACCGCGCCGCCGACCGCGTTGGCGATGACGCCCGCGAAGCCGGACAGGAGCTGAAAAAAGAAGCTCGTAAGTCTAAAAAAGACGTGGAAAGAGGACTTGACAAAGCGGGCGACAAAGCCAGCGAAGCCGGACAGGAGTTAAAAAAAGAAGCCCGGAAATCAAAGAATGATGTGAAAGAAGGGACGGATAAAGCGCTAAATAAAACAGAGCGCAAACTGAAAAAGGCCGAAGACAATTTGCGTGAGAATTAATCCTCCCGTTCATAAATGAAAAAGCGGGGCTGTTACAGCAGCCCCGCTTTTTCATTTTACGCCGGTTAACTGCCGGATGGTAGAAACCTCCTCCGGCTTGTAAGGTTGCCCATCCTCGCGGAAAATATCGTGAAACCACAAAGGCGGCTCTGCCGTGTAGGTTTTCTGCCACGAATCCCAAGGGTAAATGGTATTGGTTTTGCCCGCGACAAATCCCCAGTTCATCATACCCACTTTTGCACTTTTTGCGGCGGGCAACACTGCCTGAAACGTACTTCCCGTCGGACGTGCCATGTACTCCGTACAGATTATAGGTCGATCAAAAGTGGTGAGCTGGCCCATGCGCGTTTTGAAATCTTCAATTGGCCCGTAATTGTGGAAAGTAATAATGTCAGAATTAGTGAAAAGAAAACGATTCATTTCGTTCATCTGATCCACCGATTTCCAGTCGCCATACCAGGGAGCTGACGTAATGGGCTGAGACGGTTTGGCTTCGCGCGCCCATCCGAACGCTTCTTTTACCAGCTG of Tellurirhabdus bombi contains these proteins:
- a CDS encoding LysM peptidoglycan-binding domain-containing protein, which translates into the protein MKNLFLAIFLSFVTTLTFQQATAQTTPQVPDQVQFADMTVRFDNGAKRIIQQDINALILSNKRYWEAKLDRVVLYFPVIEAALLAEEIPTDFKYLAVQESSLTPDAVSASTAVGYWQFKKETATGLDMRVDDEVDERKSIVASTRGAARYLKRSNAIYNNWVSSLFSYYLGATGISKIVPADWNAAKEITLDERSDRYMLRFFAHKIALDGTLPAYRSTNTIALVEYPNGNGKTVAQISGELGVDEYEIRKYNRWILGDQIPTDKEYVLAIPTTNAQLAGVRQKSQPQQRDELTEFKKEAPILAKNETGFPVLQKVAYPAGKSNVVLYEINGLPGIQAQRGDNAASLARKSKISLSSFLRYNDMAERGRITEGEVYYLAKKMRKATVPYHTVRTGETSFTISQMYGLRLKRLLKFNRIDRSERLQVGRVMWLREKRPRNRPVEIINAPTPANQPTRPVVAQNDWGGVPETPNRTANNTIPKNASERKKYTPKLMDGASTSTAPAPQPQPTRSTPPAPVARPTAPKPNETLASSGPVNRSTTSPVSTSTTSSGANTQRVVIIRPSGEQASTTEPTPVEQPVASPPTTYANRTTTPTKTQSTSVASGWETTATPTGTSSAPITRPSVSSTSTASANAGNASTPTTKPTVTSRPSVSGTTKHTVEAGQTYYSISRLYNVTVEEVLAWNNLTPDDKLSVGQKLSIKGAGEPVEVAPVATKTVSTPAKTTPSRTSIGEDILYHTVQKGETMFRISKQYGVTVDQIRGWNELSDIGVKEGQRIKIIK
- a CDS encoding DUF3109 family protein; amino-acid sequence: MILIEDTVISDDVADKFFVCNLEKCKGACCVEGDLGAPLEASELPVLDEIFPKIKPYLTPEGIKAIEEKGCYEQDWEGDYVTPTIEGRECAYALYDERGVLKCGIEQAYNDGVVDFKKPISCHLYPIRITKYEHYHALNYDRWHICSPACDLGKNLGVPVYKFLKDPLIRAFGDDWYKQLEREIEEK
- a CDS encoding MGMT family protein, with translation MAQKRDYFEDVYAVVRLIPAGRVTTYGAIARYLSLRAGARMVGWAMNSSHGHDVPAHRVVNRIGVLSGKHFFGSSTAMQELLEQEGIAVNNDQVQDFDRFFWDPFTELS
- a CDS encoding response regulator, which translates into the protein MRFTTILNDSTALKRKLYVALIDDDEDDRQFLAKAFQNIGSQHEFVEFEDGEQFLDSLKQESQLRDVAKNCSLIILDVNMHRIGGFEVLQIVKSNSALKHIPVIMLSTSIEGDQVQKAYKKGANSYLQKPHLMDDYNHLAVSIQTCFLQVPCV
- the mtgA gene encoding monofunctional biosynthetic peptidoglycan transglycosylase, producing MSQNRPANTFRNTSQPSSANRTYQSGQPIMKSSKTGRWEHFLLSQPTFARFYWGFLKLFFYAFLISIGWVVVLKYVPVWFTPLVISRKIEAISDGKPSKIYKEWRSYDKLSKEVALAVVSSEDQNFPSHWGFDFDEIQDAIKDSKKRKRPRGASTISQQVAKNVFLWNGRSYVRKGLEVYFTVLIELIWGKERILEVYLNVAEMGNMTFGAEAAATRFYGHSAATLSRTEAARIASVLPNPRLFSIQNPSAYTQKRTRQITRQMRYLGGKSYIEKL
- the hemW gene encoding radical SAM family heme chaperone HemW — encoded protein: MHLYLHIPFCKQACHYCDFHFSTSLKQKPVLVDALCKELTLQKDYLGTNQLETIYFGGGTPSLLTEKELAQIFETIHRFFSVKAGAEITLEANPDDLQPSQLSMLRQYVNRLSIGIQSFHEPHLRFMNRAHSATEAESCVRLAQDAGFDNLTIDLIYGVPAPDHDIWQRNLEKAIQLNIPHISSYCLTIEPDTAFGRWQQKGRLQVPEDSFAAEEFTMLVDALTTNGYEHYEISNFAKPGWEARHNSSYWKRRSYLGIGPSAHSYNGSSRQYNIANNARYLRALDQGELPCDREILTVADQVNEYLLTGLRTKWGCQVAELNQLLNADFAQQQQKEIASLQQKGWLMLKDNQLLLTTAGKLFADRVAAELFIEE
- a CDS encoding GNAT family N-acetyltransferase is translated as MAIRYELIEGELPDSLEASLLDLHELVFSGQSRADVQAETHEQYSRNLLTCVALDGEQVVGYKMGYLRKKGHFYSWLGCVNPNYRRQGIAENLMRQQHDWCRQKAFQTIRTQTRNQWRDMLILNLRHGFNIIGTLTNADGVIVIVLEKPL
- a CDS encoding PhzF family phenazine biosynthesis protein, which gives rise to MALRLYQLDAFTDRLFGGNPAAVCPLEEWLPDETMQNIACENNLPETAFYVKTENGYHIRWFTPEVEVDLCGHATLATAYVIFFLEKATDEESIDLDSRSGILRVRREADWLILDFPADSIHTSVQPPALSTSLNIKPIELYKGKSDYLLVYENQQQILDLDPDLAELSTVPARGVIVTAPGDDVDFVSRFFAPQSGVNEDPVTGSAHTTLTPFWAERLGKNELIAKQVSKRGGYLKCSLKEDRVEIAGQVRLYMTGEIEV